Proteins encoded together in one Chitinivibrionales bacterium window:
- a CDS encoding prepilin-type N-terminal cleavage/methylation domain-containing protein: protein MWTRRAAGFTLIELMTVILIIGLLAAVVIPKFLSASEKAKASEFPVMLNAMYTGQISYHLEHGLYANDVQILKDSAGIDIASSGKWFGYSLPVATTTSFSGKAQVNVPGFGNALPSDTAGINQDNLKSCSSNLERYCPNWK, encoded by the coding sequence ATGTGGACCCGTCGGGCGGCTGGTTTCACCCTCATTGAACTCATGACCGTTATCCTTATTATCGGCCTTCTGGCTGCGGTCGTGATCCCCAAGTTTTTAAGCGCCTCGGAAAAGGCGAAGGCCTCTGAATTCCCCGTAATGTTGAACGCCATGTATACGGGGCAGATCTCCTATCACCTCGAACACGGCCTCTATGCGAATGACGTTCAGATTTTAAAGGATTCGGCCGGGATAGACATCGCGTCGTCGGGCAAGTGGTTCGGCTATTCGTTGCCGGTTGCGACGACCACGAGCTTTTCCGGAAAGGCACAGGTAAACGTACCCGGGTTTGGAAATGCCCTCCCTTCAGACACTGCCGGAATAAACCAGGATAATTTGAAAAGCTGCTCTTCCAATCTGGAAAGGTACTGTCCAAATTGGAAATAA